The Streptomyces sp. NBC_01463 DNA window CCCCCTGCATCGCCTTGGCGAAGACGCCCTCGCGGCCCTTGGAGCCCAGCATCACCCTGCCGTTCCCGCAGGACAGCTCCGCGTGCATCACCGTGCCGTCCTCGCCCTCGTACACCGCTTCCTCGGTGAAGCCGAGGCCCTCCGTGAGCGTCTTGATCGCGGCCTTCGCGTCGTCGTACAGAATCGTCGGATAGAGCGTCGGAACGCCCGCCTTCGCGTCTGCCATCGTGCTCAGTCCCTTCTCGCGCCGCACCGGGCCCTGTCGCGGCCCGTCTGTGATCTGCGTCTCAGTCTTCCACCGGCCACTGACAATGCCCTGTCCGGCGCCGTGCGCACCGTTCGCGCGGAGGGGGTCAGCGGAAGGTGTTGCAGTCGGCCATGTCGCCGCTGCGGAAACCGGTGGTGAACCACTGCTGGCGCTGCGCGGCCGAGCCGTGCGTCCAGGACTCCGGGGTGACCCGGCCCTGGAACTTCTCCTGGATGCGGTCGTCGCCGACCGAGGCGGCCGCGTCCAGCCCGTCCCGGATGTCCGCCCGGGTGAGCTCGGTGATCAGCGGGCGGCCGGTCGACTCGTCGGGCGTGGTCGTCGCGTGGTTCGCCCAGACCCCTGCGTAGCAGTCGGCCTGGAGCTCCACCTTCACCGCGTTGCTGTTCTCGCCGGTCCGTCCGTCCTGCGAGCGGGCCAGCGTCCCC harbors:
- a CDS encoding VOC family protein, with amino-acid sequence MADAKAGVPTLYPTILYDDAKAAIKTLTEGLGFTEEAVYEGEDGTVMHAELSCGNGRVMLGSKGREGVFAKAMQGAGPAGVYVVVDEVDAHHARAVEHGVEILMPPTDQDYGSRDYMARDAEGNVWSFGTYTPGSG